A genomic stretch from Kribbella amoyensis includes:
- a CDS encoding MFS transporter, giving the protein MSEQVTEQGRARLLPLYAAGFVTAFGAHSVAASLGGFTGEQHASLLTLGLILAVYDGAEVLLKPVFGSLADRIGPRPVLLGGLIAFALASIAFVPSGDPALVFLARLGQGAAAAAFSPAAGALVARLTPRTGHGRAFGGYGAWKGLGYTLGPVIGGVLITLGGYSLLFATLGGLALLVAVWAAIAVPTVEPLPRKRQTIVDLARQLGTGGFLRPTATLAGATAALAVGVGFLPVAGARDGLGPVVTGALVSLLAATAALVQPIAGRLRDAGRLGDRLGMAGGLTVTAAGMVSAAAIPTLVGIALAAVLVGLGTGVATPIGFAHLAAHTAPERLGRTMGAAEVGRELGDAGGPLLVGGLAVATTLAFGLAGLAVVLVLIAATVAATRSTDSA; this is encoded by the coding sequence ATGAGCGAGCAGGTGACCGAGCAGGGCCGCGCCCGGCTGTTGCCGTTGTACGCGGCGGGTTTCGTCACGGCCTTCGGGGCGCACAGTGTGGCGGCCAGCCTCGGCGGCTTCACCGGCGAACAGCACGCCTCGCTGCTCACGCTCGGCCTGATCCTGGCCGTGTACGACGGGGCCGAGGTGCTGCTGAAGCCGGTGTTCGGATCGCTGGCGGACCGGATCGGGCCGCGGCCGGTCCTGCTCGGCGGGCTGATCGCGTTCGCGCTCGCCTCGATCGCGTTCGTCCCGTCGGGTGATCCCGCCTTGGTGTTCCTCGCGCGCCTCGGTCAGGGCGCAGCCGCAGCAGCGTTCTCCCCGGCCGCAGGCGCCCTCGTCGCCCGGCTGACGCCCCGTACCGGACACGGTCGCGCCTTCGGCGGATACGGCGCCTGGAAGGGACTCGGGTACACGCTCGGCCCGGTGATCGGCGGCGTCCTGATCACGCTCGGCGGGTACTCCCTGCTGTTCGCGACGCTCGGCGGTCTGGCTCTCCTGGTCGCGGTCTGGGCCGCGATCGCGGTGCCCACGGTCGAGCCGTTGCCACGGAAACGGCAGACCATCGTGGACCTGGCCCGTCAGCTCGGTACAGGCGGATTCCTGCGGCCGACGGCGACCTTGGCCGGGGCCACCGCGGCGCTGGCCGTCGGGGTCGGCTTCCTCCCGGTCGCGGGCGCGCGGGACGGGCTCGGGCCGGTCGTCACCGGCGCGCTAGTTTCGTTGCTTGCGGCAACCGCTGCGCTGGTACAGCCGATCGCGGGCAGGCTTCGGGACGCGGGCCGGCTGGGCGACCGGCTCGGGATGGCCGGTGGATTGACGGTGACCGCGGCCGGGATGGTCAGCGCGGCCGCGATCCCCACCCTGGTAGGGATCGCGCTCGCCGCGGTCCTGGTCGGGCTGGGGACCGGGGTGGCGACGCCGATCGGGTTCGCGCATCTCGCCGCGCACACCGCGCCGGAGCGCCTCGGCCGGACGATGGGTGCCGCCGAGGTCGGCCGGGAGTTGGGCGACGCGGGTGGGCCGTTGCTGGTGGGCGGCCTGGCTGTGGCGACCACGCTGGCCTTCGGGCTTGCCGGTCTCGCGGTGGTGCTGGTCCTCATCGCGGCCACAGTCGCCGCGACCCGGAGCACGGACTCAGCGTGA